The following proteins come from a genomic window of Emys orbicularis isolate rEmyOrb1 chromosome 9, rEmyOrb1.hap1, whole genome shotgun sequence:
- the LOC135883725 gene encoding A-kinase anchor protein 17B-like, whose translation MTITVVYDNSEAMELCASQDLYLKPVAKLTINVVFPEHTESTRAFSKWEVMDKLKNMICPDQFTTVRVSKSTKDFIRFEGEAETKRLILTLKEKLHGKVIKLNGFKDDLKVMATEAQADFPTPQEWASYLNKREITNEDLTEQTADIPDCIYFEGLPCKWFALKGSNSEKPSEDVLRVVFKSFGKIKNIDIPMLDPYREEMVGGNLNNFLFGGLQTFEAFVQYQEYTAFVKAMESLRGMKLMFKGDDGKALACNMKVTFDTTKHFSKGAIKKRRLERQKLQELEQERKREKKREEEEAARKRRDDEKIARERKRKAKLKRREHRQIDRDEKRPRKQQKVTAEEEQWPENMPEWEERKYLLAQRRVESIRLLTVLLSRVKDFAQLTSQKVEPLLYPEEIRKDCFPETEFQNAQTEQRESRYFLHKELKDKKKFSSQFFQTGNTSFSEEEVPSNPASPCHLVRTILNDATAVASTDKLTGRDEYSSPGCGSLQITVTQDCKVIESLEREDCPPLKTVHSGKVSGTGYCKKQKIYETDEFIHYLLNYYQTPSYARVCLEPKSTVSKSWWQRIVSDNGNGFQINLKNKYGRRFTEVSFVQNPDKGNCSGDDNYRWEITIRKSEPTESVSKNNAYAGGFTTKFQVQWNDSLDIANLPYAEFNNSSFGGTNTSHDKKSKDDNNRREVAPPYTPSGSAYKFRDLMEEISSDSEYFSEAKRTERRYKDVYSDGNKAWSLPREMERKFVVCVKNVGQNYPENESSKCSFCSNSAPGGLTKQCRHKLKKSYKRCSSKLSHEGRKSEWKSNEEAINTPKKKKKRKKPSPDILPDEHGFSEMESWRQLESLKKIQRKCSKMFHHKMKFKTLHVLAAASKDAIHADASLLQRSRQRAGEVGEVK comes from the exons ATGACAATCACTGTAGTGTATGATAACTCTGAAGCTATGGAGCTCTGTGCTTCTCAGGATCTGTATCTTAAACCAGTAGCAAAACTGACTATCAATGTGGTGTTTCCAGAACACACAGAATCTACCCGAGCTTTCTCTAAGTGGGAAGTGATGGACAAGCTGAAGAACATGATTTGTCCAGACCAATTTACTACTGTTAGGGTTTCAAAGAGCACTAAGGATTTCATTCGATTTGAGGGAGAGGCAGAAACTAAAAGGTTGATCCTCACACTTAAGGAAAAACTGCATGGAAAGGTAATAAAACTGAATGGTTTTAAAGATGACTTGAAGGTGATGGCCACCGAGGCACAAGCTGACTTTCCAACTCCACAAGAGTGGGCATCTTACCTGAATAAAAGAGAGATTACGAATGAAGATCTTACTGAGCAAACCGCTGATATTCCTGATTGCATCTATTTTGAAGGTTTGCCATGTAAATGGTTTGCACTAAAGGGCTCAAATAGTGAAAAGCCGAGTGAAGATGTTTTAAGAGTGGTGTTCAAAAGCTTTGGAAAGATCAAGAACATAGATATCCCTATGCTTGATCCTTATAGAGAAGAAATGGTGGGAGGAAATTTAAATAACTTCCTTTTTGGAGGTCTACAGACATTTGAAGCTTTTGTGCAGTACCAAGAGTACACGGCTTTTGTGAAAGCTATGGAGTCACTTAGGGGAATGAAGCTGATGTTTAAAGGGGATGATGGAAAAGCTCTGGCATGTAACATGAAG GTGACTTTTGATACAACCAAACATTTCAGCAAAGGAGCTATCAAAAAGAGAAGGCTGGAAAGACAAAAGCTGCAAGAGCTAGagcaagaaagaaaaagggaaaaaaagagagaggaagaggaggctgcAAG AAAAAGACGTGATGATGAAAAAATTGCtcgagaaagaaaaaggaaggctAAGCTCAAGAGGAGAGAACACAGGCAGATAGATCGGGATGAGAAACGCCCAAGAAAGCAGCAGAAGGTAACAGCTGAAGAAGAGCAGTGGCCAGAGAATATGCCTGAATGGGAAGAGAGGAAATATCTACTAGCTCAGAGAAGAGTGGAGTCTATAAGGCTGCTTACAGTGCTGTTAAGCCGAGTAAAA GATTTTGCACAGTTGACCAGCCAAAAAGTGGAGCCCTTGCTGTACCCTGAAGAAATAAGAAAGGATTGCTTTCCTGAGACGGAGTTCCAAAATGCACAGACAGAGCAGAGAGAATCCCGTTATTTTCTACACAAAGAACTGAAGGATAAGAAAAAATTTAGCAGTCAGTTCTTCCAAACGGGTAACACCTCTTTTAGTGAGGAAGAGGTGCCAAGTAATCCTGCCTCACCTTGTCATCTTGTGAGAACGATCTTAAATGATGCAACTGCAGTAGCAAGCACTGATAAATTAACTGGCAGGGATGAGTACAGCTCCCCTGGCTGTGGGTCTTTACAGATTACAGTTACTCAAGACTGCAAGGTTATAGAATCCCTTGAGAGAGAAGACTGTCCTCCTTTGAAGACAGTGCACTCTGGAAAAGTGTCTGGTACAGGGTACTGCAAAAAGCAAAAGATTTATGAAACTGATGAGTTTATACATTATTTATTAAACTATTATCAAACTCCAAGCTACGCACGTGTCTGCCTAGAGCCAAAAAGCACCGTTAGCAAGTCTTGGTGGCAGAGGATAGTGTCTGATAATGGGAATGGCTTTCAGATCAACTTGAAGAACAAATATGGGCGACGCTTTACAGAAGTGAGTTTTGTACAAAACCCCGACAAGGGAAATTGTAGCGGGGATGATAATTATAGATGGGAGATCACGATTCGGAAATCAGAGCCTACAGAGAGTGTGTCAAAAAACAACGCCTATGCTGGAGGGTTTACAACAAAGTTCCAAGTACAGTGGAACGACTCACTTGATATTGCTAATTTACCATATGCTGAATTTAATAATTCTTCTTTTGGAGGCACTAATACTAGTCACGATAAAAAATCCAAAGACGACAATAACAGAAGAGAAGTTGCCCCACCATACACACCCTCAGGCTCTGCATACAAATTCAGGGATTTAATGGAAGAGATCAGTAGTGATTCTGAGTATTTTAGTGAGGCAAAGAGAACAGAAAGAAGATATAAAGATGTTTACAGTGATGGCAATAAAGCATGGTCCCTCCCAAGAGAGATGGAGAGAAAATTCGTTGTCTGTGTTAAAAACGTAGGTCAAAATTATCCAGAAAATGAATCCAGCAAATGTAGCTTCTGTTCAAATTCTGCCCCTGGTGGCTTGAcaaagcagtgtagacataagctTAAAAAATCATACAAGAGGTGCAGTAGTAAATTGAGTCACGAAGGGCGAAAAAGTGAGTGGAAATCCAATGAAGAGGCGATAAATACccccaaaaagaagaaaaagagaaaaaagcccTCCCCTGACATTTTACCTGATGAACATGGCTTCTCTGAAATGGAGAGTTGGAGACAGTTGGAATCTCTCAAAAAGATACAGAGAAAATGTAGCAAAATGTTCCAccataagatgaaattcaaaacCCTTCATGTGTTGGCAGCAGCATCAAAAGATGCCATCCATGCTGATGCCTCTCTGCTTCAGAGATCTCGCCAAAGGGCCGGTGAGGTGGGGGAAGTGAAATAG